The Halogranum gelatinilyticum genome contains a region encoding:
- a CDS encoding DUF7344 domain-containing protein produces the protein MSTSSASLAGTLDRTDIHDILRNDRRRHVLTSLRGDDGSMSLRDLSEVIATEETGEDPAPRNVRQSVYVSLHQTHLPKLDDHGVVEYDTDAKTVTLAEGIDDVRVYMEVVPGDDISWAEYYLGLTALALALVAAHAADVPTVSAVDPHALFTILFLAFGVSASYHFLRQQQLLPDWFDRSH, from the coding sequence ATGTCGACATCTTCAGCCTCGCTCGCCGGGACGCTCGACCGAACCGACATCCACGACATCTTACGGAACGACCGTCGGCGTCACGTGCTGACATCGTTGCGGGGAGACGACGGCTCGATGTCGCTGCGCGACCTCTCGGAGGTCATCGCGACGGAGGAGACGGGCGAGGACCCCGCGCCGCGGAACGTCCGCCAGAGCGTCTACGTCTCGCTACACCAGACGCATCTCCCGAAGCTGGACGACCACGGGGTCGTCGAGTACGACACGGACGCCAAGACCGTCACGCTCGCCGAGGGGATCGACGACGTCCGCGTCTACATGGAGGTCGTCCCGGGCGACGACATCTCGTGGGCCGAGTATTATCTCGGACTCACGGCACTCGCGCTCGCACTCGTCGCCGCCCACGCGGCCGATGTCCCCACGGTGAGTGCCGTCGACCCCCACGCCCTGTTCACGATCCTGTTCCTCGCGTTCGGCGTCTCTGCGAGCTACCACTTCCTCCGACAACAGCAGCTGCTGCCCGACTGGTTCGACCGGTCGCACTGA
- the prf1 gene encoding peptide chain release factor aRF-1 has product MSSNAEGASEDRRKYEFRKVIEELQEYEGSGTQLVTIYIPEDKQISDVVAHVVQEHSEAANIKSKQTRTNVQDALTSIKDRLRYYDTFPPENGIVLFSGAVDSGGGQTEMVTRVLDSPPQPVESFRYHCDSAFLTEPLEEMLADKGLFGLIVLDRREANVGWLKGKRIEPVKSASSLVPGKQRKGGQSAQRFARLRLEAIDNFYQEVAGMADDLMVPKRHELDGILVGGPSPTKDEFLDGGYLHHELQDKVVGKFDVSYTDESGLGDLVDAAQDVLADQEVMKDKSQMEEFFEKLHRGNEATYGFEPTRKNLVMGSVDRLLLSEDLRSDVVVYDCPNGHEEFEVVDSRHKTPDHVCSECKEEAEVREREDVIEHLMAIAEQRGTETKFISTDFEKGEQLMDAFGGVAGILRYSTGV; this is encoded by the coding sequence ATGAGTAGTAACGCCGAGGGGGCGAGCGAAGACCGACGGAAGTACGAGTTCCGGAAGGTCATCGAGGAGCTACAGGAGTACGAAGGCTCCGGCACCCAGCTCGTCACCATCTACATCCCCGAAGACAAGCAGATCTCCGACGTCGTCGCCCACGTCGTCCAAGAGCACAGCGAGGCGGCGAACATCAAGTCCAAGCAGACGCGGACGAACGTCCAGGACGCACTGACGAGTATCAAAGACCGACTCCGCTACTACGACACCTTCCCGCCGGAGAACGGCATCGTCCTCTTCTCCGGCGCGGTCGACAGCGGCGGCGGCCAGACCGAGATGGTCACCCGCGTCCTCGACAGCCCGCCGCAGCCCGTCGAGTCCTTCCGCTACCACTGTGATTCGGCGTTCCTGACCGAGCCGCTGGAGGAGATGCTGGCCGACAAGGGCCTGTTCGGCCTCATCGTCCTCGACCGCCGCGAGGCCAACGTCGGCTGGCTGAAGGGCAAGCGCATCGAACCCGTCAAGTCCGCCTCGTCGCTCGTCCCCGGCAAGCAGCGCAAAGGTGGTCAGTCCGCCCAGCGTTTCGCCCGCCTACGGCTCGAAGCCATCGACAACTTCTATCAGGAGGTCGCCGGGATGGCCGACGACCTGATGGTCCCGAAACGCCACGAACTCGACGGCATCCTCGTGGGCGGTCCCTCGCCGACGAAAGACGAGTTCCTCGACGGCGGCTATCTCCACCACGAACTGCAGGACAAGGTCGTCGGCAAGTTCGACGTCTCCTACACCGACGAGTCGGGTCTCGGCGACCTCGTCGACGCCGCCCAGGACGTGCTGGCCGACCAGGAGGTCATGAAGGACAAGTCCCAGATGGAGGAGTTCTTCGAGAAGCTCCACCGGGGCAACGAGGCCACCTACGGCTTCGAACCGACCCGGAAGAACCTCGTCATGGGTTCGGTCGACCGGCTCCTCCTCTCCGAGGACCTCCGTAGCGACGTCGTCGTCTACGACTGTCCGAACGGCCACGAGGAGTTCGAGGTCGTCGACAGCCGCCACAAGACGCCCGACCACGTCTGCTCGGAGTGCAAAGAGGAAGCCGAAGTGCGCGAACGCGAGGACGTCATCGAGCATCTGATGGCCATCGCCGAACAGCGCGGCACCGAGACGAAGTTCATCAGCACGGACTTCGAGAAGGGCGAACAGCTCATGGACGCCTTCGGCGGCGTCGCCGGTATCCTCCGCTACTCCACCGGCGTCTAA